GAAGCGCGGTGTGGCTGAAGCGTAGCCGAGGCGCACCACCACCGCGTCGTTGGCATCGTCCTTCCCGATGCGCCACACCAGTTGCCCGCCGAGCGCTTCGAGCTGGGATGCGAGTTCGGGAGTCGAGGAGCCAGTCATGGGTGTATTGTAATGCGCCCGAAACGCCCTGGTCCCTATACTCGCCGCGTGACGACGACTCCCCGCTGGATGAACCGCCCGGCCACCTGGCGCTCGAAACTGGCCGCGTCGCTGCTGCGGCTGGGCGGCTGGACAGCGCTGCTGCCCCCCGTGCCCGGAAGCAAGCTGATCGGCATTGCCTATCCGCACACCAGCAACTGGGATCTGCTGCCTGCGCTGCTGTGGGCCTGGGCCACCGGCACGCCGCTGAAGTTCGTCGCCAAGCACAGCCTCTTCCGCTTTCCGCTGGGGCCGCTGCTGCGCGCCTGGGGGGGCGTATCAGTGGACCGGCGCAAAGCCGGGGGCAACTTCGTGGACGCGGTGGCCGCGCTGATTGCCGAGCAGCCGGAGATCGTGCTGGGCCTTGCGCCTGAGGGCACCCGCGAGCGTGCCGAGGTGTGGAAGAGCGGCTTTTACCACATGGCCCAGGCGGCGGACGTGCCGATTGCCCTGATCGCCTTTGACTGGAAACGCAAACGGGTGGGCGTGCTGGCCTATCTGACGCCCAGCGGCGACATCGAGGCCGATTACGAGAAGATTCGGGCTGCCTACGCGGGCGTGGTGGGCAGGCACCTGCAGAAGGCCACCCCGATTCGGGCCAGCCTGGGCGCAGTGGAGGGAGTCAAGGAGCGGATGTGATGTTCACACCTGAACGCTTCATTCCTGGTCTTTCAGTCCCTGAATCTCCTCGATAAAGCGCTCCAGACTGTCGAACTCTCGGTAGACGCTGGCAAAACGGATGTAGGCCACGTCGTCGAGGGGACGCAGAAAGTTCATGGCCCGCTTGCCGATCTCACCGCTCTCGATTTCTGGCGCGCCGACCTCGTCCTCGAAGCCGTAGGCAAAGGCCCGTAGGGTTGCTTCCGGAATGGGGCGCTTCTCGCTGGCCAGTCTCAGCCCGCGCAGCAGCTTGTCAGGATTGAACGCCTGCCTCAGCCCGCCGCGCTTGACGACCATCAGCGGTTCGAGCTGGGCGCGCTCGTAGGTCGTGAAGCGCCGCGCGCAGCTCAGGCACTCGCGGCGGCGGCGAATGGCCGCGCCGTCGTCACCGCCGCGCGAGTTGACCACCTTGCTGTCGGCCGCGCCGCAGTAGGGGCACTTCAAGAGCTTCTCAGCAGATTTTCGCGGATCTGGTCACGGTACTTTGGTGCGGGCGGCAGCGGCACCTCGATGACGTTGCCGCGCAGGTGGTGCAGCTCCGGCAGGGCCAGGGTCAGTACCGCCTCGGAGAGAGGTGCGTCGGCTCTGCCCTCGTTGCTGCTGGCGCGGCTGGGCAGCACCATATTGAGCCTCAGCTCCTCGGCCTCGGCCCGCTCGACCAGACCGCGCAGTGCGCCGCGCTGAGGATAGGCTTGCAGTCCCAGCTCGTCGAGGTGCGGCCCGACCAGGGTCAGCCAGGTGCCGGGCAAGCGCCGCTGAATGATCTGGGCAATCATGACGCTGCTCTTGACATTGCAGTTGAACAGATCCATCCACTCGTTTTCGCTGAGCATGGTGAAGTTGGCATGCGCCCGTTTGTCGGCCAGATGCACGATGCCGTGCAGCACCCCGAAAATCTCCAGCATCCGGCTCTGGGCGCTGAGCCAGTCGAGGGTCACGCCCACGTCGGCCTTAAGCGGAATGGCTGTGCCGCCCGCATGCTCGATCTGGCTGGCGTGCGCCGAGAGCGTCTCGGGATTGCTGCCGATCAGCACCACGCTGGCCCCGGCCCGCGCCAGGGCACTGCTGACGGCCCGGCCATACCCCTGGTCGCCGCTGGTCACAGCGATCACCTGGCCTGCGAGGCGTTGGGTGTCCACCCCTTCAGAATAGCTCACCGGGTGCGGCGACACGTCAGCGGCGAACTTCACGGCAACTCGTCCTCGTCGTCGAAGGGAGCCTCGAAGGTCAGGCGTTCCAGGTCCGGCGATTCTCTGAGCTGCGCCTTGCTGTCCGCACCCCGGTGGGTCGGGGGGGCTGCGCTCTGCACCCGGCTGCGCTTCTTGAGCATGGCCGGTTCCTTGTCGAGATCGAAGACAAAGTGCTTGGGCCGCCGGTCACGTAGCCAGGCTTCCAGCGCCACCAGGCGCGGGCGAAAGCGCAGGTATTCGCGCAGGTGGCGCACCGAGACGAACTTGGCTTCCTGCACGTCCCTGTCCGGGTCGCGCGGCCCCAGCGTGCCGCCCACCTCACGGCCCACGTAGAAGAATTGCAGGTGGTGGCCCCAGGTTTCGGCCTGAAACTCCACCAGAAAGGCCAGTTCGCGCAACTCCACGATGAGTCCCGTTTCCTCGTAGGTCTCGCGCCGCGCTCCCTCCTGAAGCAGCTCACCGACTTCCAGGCCGCCTTTGGGCAGGCTCCAGCGGCCCCGTTCGCGCACGATCAACACCTCGTCGCCGCGCATCACGATGCAGCCCACGCCGATGCGCGGCTCGGCCAGCGGGCGCTTGTTGCGGCCCCTGGAGGGCGGCGCGGTCACCGGCGGCGTCACCTCGCCCCTGCGGCCCTGACTGATCTGGCCGGGTGCGTCGTTCTTGCGCCGGTTGTTGCGGCCCCGGTGGCGGCTGCGGCTGCGGCTGGTGGGCTGATCGCCGGACTGGGCAGGTTTGGCCTGGGTCGGTTTCGGCTGGGCAATTTTTGGCTGGCCGACCTGTTGCTGGGCCGGTTGCGGAGTGGTGGATGGGGTGCGGGCGGTGGGGGCCTGGCCCTTGGGGTCAGTTTCGGGCATCAGCTTTCTCCTGCCAGGTCGTTGAAGCGCACGTGGGAGCTGTGAAATTGGAGTTTGACAGTGCCGACCGGGCCGTTGCGCTGCTTGCCGATGATGATCTCGGCGATGCCCTGCTGGTCGGTTTCCTTGTTGTAGTACTCGTCTCTGTAAATGAACATCACGATGTCGGCGTCCTGCTCGATCGCTCCGCTCTCACGCAGATCTGAAAGCATCGGTCTGTGGTTGGGCCGCTGCTCCACCGCGCGCGAGAGCTGCGAGAGGACCATCACCGGCACTTCCAGCTCGCGGGCGATGCTCTTGAGACTGCGCGAGATCAGGCTGATCTCCTGCTGGCGGTTCTCGTTGCCGCCGCTGCCACTCTTGTTGCCCGACATCAGTTGCAGGTAATCGATGATGACCAGCCCCAGGTTACCGTGCTGCGCCTGAATGCGCCTGAGTTTGCTTCTGAGGGCGTTGACGGTCAGGTCCGGCTCGTCGTCGATGATCATCGGGGCCTCGGCCAGCCGCCCGGCGGCGTGGGCCAGTCGCTCGAAGTCGCGCTCGTTGAGCTGCCCACTGCGGATACGGTTCATATCGACCCGCGCTTCTGAACACAGCATTCTGAGGGCGAGCTGCACGCTGGGCATCTCCAGGCTGAAGACGGCCACCGTTTTCTCGCCGCGCAGGGCGACGTTCTGGGCGATAGAGAGGGCGAAGGCCGTTTTTCCCATGCTCGGCCTGGCCGCCAGCACGTTCAGACTGCCCTTCTGCAATCCCGAAATCTGGTCGTCGAGGTCGCGAAATCCGCTGGCCACGCCATCGGGAATGCCTTTATTGCTGTGCAGCAGCGTGATGTACTCGAAGGTGTCCTGCACCACCTCGCTCATGGCCTGGTACTGCTCGCCTTTTTTCTTCTGCTCGGCCACCTCGAAGATCATCTTCTCAGCCTTGTCGAGCAGATCTTCGAGCGGCAACTGACCGTCGTAGGCCAGCTTCATGGCCTGGGCGCTGGCTGAGATGAGCTGGCGCAGGGTGTGCTTTTCCTGCACCAGCCGGGCGTAGTGCTCGGCGTAGGCCGAGGTCGGCACCTGGTCCGACAGTCCGATCAGGTAAGTCAGGCCGCCCACGTCGTCGAGCGTGCCGCGTTTGGTCAGCTCGTCACTGAGCGTCACCAGGTCCACTGGTTCGCTGCGGTCCTGCAAATTGCGCATGGCGGCGAAGATCTTGCGGTGGCCTTCCCGGTAAAACATCTCGGGCGAGAGGGTGTCGGAAATCTGGATCAGCACATCGTTTTCGAGCAGAATACTGCCCAGCACGCTGATTTCGGCGTCGTTGTTGTGCGGGGGCACGCGGGGAGTCAGTTCCATAGGAGCCTTTTTTGCCTGGCCCAGCAAACAGGGCCTGCACGCGCCAGCACGGAGCGCCGGGAAAACGCGGGCGACGTGTGGGCGGGAATGGTTGGAATGTGGGACGGAGAAGTCCCGTCTGGCGTGGAAAGCAGCTTTCCTGGCCTGACCTGAGAGTGATCATAGCAAAAGTCCGGCGGGGCGGCCCGAGGAGGGTCTGACTGCCGAACCTTCCCCTTCAGGCATCCAGCCCCGTTAACTGTCCACCACCACCAGCCCAGCGTATTTCAGAATTAGCCGTTTCTGTCCCACGCCCGGAAAGTACACCAGCACCTCGCGCTTGTCGCCCTGGTGGAAGCCCTGAGTAAACACCCCGTCGCCGAATTTGGCATGCCGCAGCCGCAGCGGATTGGTCTTGGCCACCGCCCGCTGAATGTCGCGGCTGGGAATGCTGAGTCGGGCGCTGACTTCTGGCAACGACAATCCGTGCAGGTCGAGCAGCTCCCTGGCCTGGGCCGCCCAGGAGTGGCTGGACCCGCTGGCAGCGGGCGGCGGCGCGACTTCCGGCTCGAAGGCGTCCGTTGCCAGCGCAGGCACGTTCAGCAGCGTTTCCAGATAGGCGCGGGTGGCGGCCTTGTCGGTGGGGCGACGCTCGCCGCTGGCCAGAAACGGCGAGAAGCAGCGGCTGACCGAGGTGCACTCGAAGCAGCCTTTCTGACAGCAGGATTTGCGGCACAGCTCCAGCGCCCGGTGCAGCAGGTCGTCGAGCTGCTCGTAGGCCCGCCGCGCCACGCCCAGACCGCCGCGCCAGTCGTCATAGAGAAAGAAATAGTTGTCGTTGTGTTCCCGGAACACACCCGCCACGTCGCCCTCGTCGCAGGCCACCCGCTCGGGAATCAGCTTTTGCAGCAGGTGCTTGAGGGTGTGCGCCACCGCGCTGGGCTGCTCGGTGGCGCGGGCGTCGATGCCCAGCTCGA
This portion of the Deinococcus rubellus genome encodes:
- a CDS encoding DUF3248 domain-containing protein, with protein sequence MTGSSTPELASQLEALGGQLVWRIGKDDANDAVVVRLGYASATPRFAHLPRLRSASDDDLSDALAKGAVVIEWVD
- a CDS encoding SDR family NAD(P)-dependent oxidoreductase, translated to MSYSEGVDTQRLAGQVIAVTSGDQGYGRAVSSALARAGASVVLIGSNPETLSAHASQIEHAGGTAIPLKADVGVTLDWLSAQSRMLEIFGVLHGIVHLADKRAHANFTMLSENEWMDLFNCNVKSSVMIAQIIQRRLPGTWLTLVGPHLDELGLQAYPQRGALRGLVERAEAEELRLNMVLPSRASSNEGRADAPLSEAVLTLALPELHHLRGNVIEVPLPPAPKYRDQIRENLLRSS
- the dnaB gene encoding replicative DNA helicase encodes the protein MELTPRVPPHNNDAEISVLGSILLENDVLIQISDTLSPEMFYREGHRKIFAAMRNLQDRSEPVDLVTLSDELTKRGTLDDVGGLTYLIGLSDQVPTSAYAEHYARLVQEKHTLRQLISASAQAMKLAYDGQLPLEDLLDKAEKMIFEVAEQKKKGEQYQAMSEVVQDTFEYITLLHSNKGIPDGVASGFRDLDDQISGLQKGSLNVLAARPSMGKTAFALSIAQNVALRGEKTVAVFSLEMPSVQLALRMLCSEARVDMNRIRSGQLNERDFERLAHAAGRLAEAPMIIDDEPDLTVNALRSKLRRIQAQHGNLGLVIIDYLQLMSGNKSGSGGNENRQQEISLISRSLKSIARELEVPVMVLSQLSRAVEQRPNHRPMLSDLRESGAIEQDADIVMFIYRDEYYNKETDQQGIAEIIIGKQRNGPVGTVKLQFHSSHVRFNDLAGES
- a CDS encoding NUDIX hydrolase, with product MPETDPKGQAPTARTPSTTPQPAQQQVGQPKIAQPKPTQAKPAQSGDQPTSRSRSRHRGRNNRRKNDAPGQISQGRRGEVTPPVTAPPSRGRNKRPLAEPRIGVGCIVMRGDEVLIVRERGRWSLPKGGLEVGELLQEGARRETYEETGLIVELRELAFLVEFQAETWGHHLQFFYVGREVGGTLGPRDPDRDVQEAKFVSVRHLREYLRFRPRLVALEAWLRDRRPKHFVFDLDKEPAMLKKRSRVQSAAPPTHRGADSKAQLRESPDLERLTFEAPFDDEDELP
- the nrdR gene encoding transcriptional regulator NrdR — its product is MKCPYCGAADSKVVNSRGGDDGAAIRRRRECLSCARRFTTYERAQLEPLMVVKRGGLRQAFNPDKLLRGLRLASEKRPIPEATLRAFAYGFEDEVGAPEIESGEIGKRAMNFLRPLDDVAYIRFASVYREFDSLERFIEEIQGLKDQE
- a CDS encoding 1-acyl-sn-glycerol-3-phosphate acyltransferase; amino-acid sequence: MTTTPRWMNRPATWRSKLAASLLRLGGWTALLPPVPGSKLIGIAYPHTSNWDLLPALLWAWATGTPLKFVAKHSLFRFPLGPLLRAWGGVSVDRRKAGGNFVDAVAALIAEQPEIVLGLAPEGTRERAEVWKSGFYHMAQAADVPIALIAFDWKRKRVGVLAYLTPSGDIEADYEKIRAAYAGVVGRHLQKATPIRASLGAVEGVKERM